The Strix uralensis isolate ZFMK-TIS-50842 chromosome 23, bStrUra1, whole genome shotgun sequence genome has a segment encoding these proteins:
- the MFN2 gene encoding mitofusin-2, whose translation MSLLFTRSKSIVAVKKDKRHMAEVNASPLKHFVTAKKKINGIFEQLAAYINESSSFLEETHKNIELDPVTTEEQVLEVKGYLSKVSGISEVLARRHMKVAFFGRTSNGKSTVINAMLWDKVLPSGIGHTTNCFLRVEGTDGHEAFLLTEGSEEKKSVKTVNQLAHALHQDELLNAGSLVSVMWPNSKCPLLKDDLVLMDSPGIDVTTELDSWIDKFCLDADVFVLVANSESTLMQTEKQFFHKVNERLSRPNIFILNNRWDASASEPEYMEEVRRQHMERCTSFLVDELGVVDRAQAGDRIFFVSAKEVLNARIQRAQGMPEGGGALADGFQVRMFEFQNFERRFEECISQSAVKTKFEQHTVRAKQIAEDVRLIMDSVHIAAQEQRVYCLEMREERQERLGFIDKQLELLTQDYKRKIKQITEEVERQVSNAMAEEIRRLSVLVDEYQADFHPSQVVLKVYKSELHKHIEEGLGRNMSDRCSNAITASLQTMQQEMIDGLKPLLPVSLRGQIDMLVPRQCFTLSYDLNCDKLCADFQEDIEFHFSLGWTMLVNRFLGPKNGRRALMGYNDQVQRPLTPANPSLPPLPQGSMTQEELMVSMVTGLASLTSRTSMGIIVVGGVVWKAVGWRLIALSFGLYGLLYVYERLTWTTKAKERAFKRQFVEYAGEKLQLIVSYTGSNCSHQVQQELAGTFAHLCQQVDVTRENLEQEISVMNKKIEVLDSLQSKAKLLRNKAGWLDSELNMFTHQYLQQSR comes from the exons ATGTCCCTGTTGTTTACACGTTCCAAGTCAATAGTTGCAGTGAAGAAGGATAAAAGACACATGGCTGAGGTAAATGCTTCTCCACTTAAACATTTTGtcactgcaaagaagaaaatcaatgGTATCTTTGAACAATTGGCTGCATACATCAATGAGAGCTCCTCGTTCCTGGAAG AAACACACAAGAATATAGAGCTTGATCCTGTCACCACAGAAGAGCAGGTGCTGGAAGTCAAAGGATACCTGTCAAAAGTCAGTGGCATTAGTGAAGTGTTGGCAAGGCGACACATGAAAGTTGCTTTTTTTGGAAG GACGAGCAATGGGAAAAGCACTGTGATAAATGCCATGCTGTGGGACAAAGTCCTTCCTTCAGGAATTGGACACACCACGAATTGTTTCCTGCGTGTAGAAGGGACAGATGGACATGAAGCTTTCCTGCTTACTGAAGgctcagaggaaaagaagagtGTTAAG ACAGTGAACCAGCTGGCTCATGCCCTTCATCAAGATGAACTTCTGAATGCTGGCAGCCTAGTCAGCGTAATGTGGCCCAATTCCAAATGTCCTCTCTTAAAGGATGACCTGGTGCTGATGGACAG CCCTGGCATTGATGTAACCACTGAGCTGGACAGTTGGATTGACAAATTCTGTCTAGATGCTGATGTGTTTGTCCTGGTGGCAAATTCTGAATCAACGTTGATGCAAACT GAGAAACAGTTCTTTCACAAGGTGAATGAACGTCTGTCTCGAcccaatatatttattttaaataaccgTTGGGATGCGTCTGCATCTGAACCAGAGTACATGGAAGAG GTCCGTCGACAGCACATGGAGCGGTGTACCAGTTTCCTGGTAGATGAGCTGGGTGTGGTGGATCGAGCCCAGGCAGGGGATCGAATTTTCTTTGTGTCAGCGAAAGAAGTGCTCAATGCCAGGATTCAGAGGGCTCAGGGGATGCCAGAAGGAG GTGGAGCATTGGCAGATGGTTTTCAAGTAAGAATGTTTGAGTTTCAGAACTTCGAGAGAAGATTTGAG GAATGTATCTCGCAGTCAGCAGTAAAAACAAAATTTGAGCAGCATACGGTGAGAGCAAAGCAGATTGCGGAAGATGTTCGTCTCATCATGGATTCTGTGCATATTGCTGCCCAGGAACAGCG AGTTTACTGTCTGGAAATGCGAGAGGAACGACAGGAACGTTTAGGTTTTATTGACAAACAGCTGGAGCTCCTTACTCAAGACTACAAGCggaaaataaaacagatcacAGAAGAAGTGGAGAGGCAG GTGTCAAATGCAATGGCAGAAGAAATCAGACGGCTTTCAGTGCTGGTAGATGAATACCAAGCAGACTTCCATCCATCTCAAGTAGTTCTTAAAGTTTACAAGAGT GAGCTGCATAAACACATTGAAGAAGGCCTGGGCCGTAACATGTCAGATCGTTGCTCCAATGCAATCACAGCTTCCCTGCAGACAATGCAGCAAGAAATGATAG aTGGTTTAAAACCCCTTCTCCCAGTCTCTTTGCGGGGCCAGATAGACATGTTAGTTCCCCGACAGTGCTTCACACTCAGCTATGATCTGAACTGTGACAAGCTTTGTGCCGACTTCCAAGAGGACATAGAATTCCATTTCTCTCTTGGATGGACAATGCTGGTGAACAGGTTTTTGGGACCAAAGAATGGTCGTCGGGCCTTGATGGGCTATAATGACCAG GTTCAACGCCCTTTAACACCAGCAAATCCCAGTCTGCCTCCTTTGCCTCAGGGCTCTATGACCCAGGAAGAGCTCATGGTGTCGATGGTGACTGGACTGGCCTCGTTAACTTCCCGAACTTCCATGGGGATCATCGTGGTTGGTGGCGTG GTCTGGAAGGCTGTGGGTTGGAGACTGATTGCTCTCTCTTTTGGCCTTTATGGGCTCCTTTATGTATATGAGCGCCTCACCTGGACCAcaaaagcaaaggagagagcTTTCAAACGGCAGTTTGTAGAGTACGCTGGTGAGAAGTTGCAGCTCATCGTCAGTTATACGGGTTCTAATTGCAGCCACCAAGTCCAACA
- the PLOD1 gene encoding procollagen-lysine,2-oxoglutarate 5-dioxygenase 1: MVPPAVLLPWAVLALLGAEGGGASAQEENLLVLTVATKQTEGFQRFRRSARFFNYKVQVLGLDEEWKGGDDKKPAGGGQKVRLLKSALKQYADKEDLIILFVESYDVLFASGPTELLKKFKQAKSKVVFSAENYIYPDRKLEAKYPQVRDGKRFLGSGGFIGYAPNLKKLVEDWKGQDDDSDQLFYTNVFLDPEKRESVNISLDQRSRIFQNLNGALDEVVLKFENSRVRARNLLYDTLPVVIHGNGPTKLQLNYLGNYIPQIWTFETGCTVCDEGLRSLTGFKDEALPMILIGIFIEQPTPFLSQFFLRLRNLHYPKQRIQLFIHNHEQHHVMQVDSFVKDHGKEYLAIKVIGPDDEVENAEARNLGMDLCRKDPDCDYYFSLDAEIVLKNTETLRILIEQNKLVIAPLVSRHEKLWSNFWGALSPDGYYARSEDYVDIVQRRRVGLWNVPYISSVYMVKAKALRSELDQGDLFHSGKLDADMAFCHNVRNQGVFMYLTNRHQFGHILSLENYQTTHLHNDLWQIFSNPEDWREKYIHENYTAALKGKLVEMPCPDVYWFPIFTDTACDELVEEMEHYGQWSTGDNTDSRIQGGYENVPTIDIHMNQIGFEREWYKFLLDYIAPITEKLYPGYYTKTQFELAFVVRYKPDEQPSLMPHHDASTFTINIALNRVGIDYEGGGCRFLRYNCSIRAPRKGWTLMHPGRLTHYHEGLPTTKGTRYIAVSFLDP, encoded by the exons AAAACCTGCTGGTCCTTACTGTTGCCACCAAGCAGACTGAGGGATTCCAGCGCTTTAGAAGATCAGCTCGATTCTTCAACTACAAAGTCCAG GTGCTGGGGCTGGATGAGGAATGGAAGGGTGGAGATGACAAGAAGCCAGCGGGAGGTGGGCAGAAGGTCCGTCTCTTGAAATCAGCTTTGAAGCAGTATGCGGATAAGGAAGACTTGATCATCCTTTTTGTAGAAAG CTATGATGTACTTTTTGCTTCGGGCCCCAcagaattgctgaagaagttcAAACAGGCCAAGAGCAAGGTGGTCTTCTCAGCAGAGAACTACATCTATCCTGACAGAAAGCTGGAAGCCAAGTACCCTCAGGTGCGAGATGGAAAGCGCTTCCTGGGTTCTGGAG GATTCATAGGTTATGCTCCAAACCTGAAGAAGCTTGTGGAGGATTGGAAAGGACAGGATGATGACAGTGACCAGCTCTTCTATACGAATGTCTTCTTGGATCCAGAAAAAAGA gaaagtgtCAACATCAGTCTAGACCAAAGAAGCCGGATCTTCCAAAACCTAAATGGAGCATTAG ATGAGGTAGTTCTGAAGTTTGAAAACTCACGAGTGAGAGCAAGAAACTTGTTGTATGACACTCTGCCTGTGGTGATTCATGGAAATGGACCCACCAAG ctgcagctgAACTACCTGGGAAACTACATTCCTCAAATATGGACATTTGAGACTGGCTGCACTGTGTGTGATGAAGGTCTGCGAAGCCTCACAGGGTTTAAG GATGAGGCATTGCCAATGATTCTGATAGGCATTTTCATCGAGCAGCCCACCCCATTCCTCTCCCAGTTTTTCTTGCGGCTTCGTAACCTTCATTACCCAAAGCAACGAATCCAGCTCTTCATTCACAACCAT GAGCAACATCACGTGATGCAGGTGGACTCTTTTGTTAAAGACCATGGCAAAGAATATCTCGCCATCAAAGTGATTGGACCAGATGATGAGGTGGAGAATGCTGAGGCGCGTAACTTGGGCAT GGATTTGTGCAGAAAGGATCCTGACTGTGACTATTACTTTAGCCTGGATGCTGAGATAGTTCTGAAGAACACAGAGACTCTAAGGATCCTGATCGAACAGAACAA GCTGGTGATTGCCCCACTGGTAAGCCGTCATGAGAAGCTGTGGTCGAATTTCTGGGGAGCGCTGAGCCCTGATGGATACTATGCCCGCTCAGAAGATTATGTGGATATTGTTCAAAGGCGGAGGGT CGGGCTTTGGAACGTTCCCTACATCAGCAGTGTTTACATGGTTAAAGCCAAGGCTCTGCGGTCGGAGCTTGACCAGGGAGATCTCTTCCACAGTGGCAAGCTAGATGCTGACATGGCTTTCTGCCACAACGTTCGAAATCAG GGAGTCTTTATGTACCTGACAAATCGGCATCAGTTTGGACACATACTATCCCTGGAGAATTATCAGACAACTCACCTCCACAATGACCTCTGGCAAATATTCAGCAATCCTGAG GACTGGAGAGAAAAGTACATCCATGAAAActacacagcagctctgaaagggaAATTGGTAGAAATG ccctgcccagaTGTGTACTGGTTCCCCATATTCACTGACACTGCCTGTGATGAGTTGGTGGAAGAAATGGAACATTATGGCCAGTGGTCCACAGGTGACAACACG GACAGCAGAATACAAGGAGGATATGAGAACGTCCCAACTATTGACATACACATGAACCAAATTGGCTTTGAAAGAGAATGGTATAAGTTTCTTCTGGACTATATTGCACCCATCACAGAGAAACTGTACCCTGGATACTATACCAAG ACTCAGTTTGAGCTAGCCTTTGTGGTTCGCTACAAACCTGACGAGCAGCCCTCTTTAATGCCCCATCATGACGCTTCCACCTTTACCATTAACATTGCTTTGAACCGAGTTGGAATAGACTATGAG GGAGGAGGCTGCCGGTTCCTGCGCTACAATTGCTCCATTCGAGCTCCACGGAAAGGGTGGACCCTGATGCATCCAGGACGCCTGACTCATTATCACGAAGGTCTTCCAACCACCAAAGGAACCCGTTATATCGCAGTGTCCTTTCTTGACCCCTAG